In one Zobellia galactanivorans genomic region, the following are encoded:
- the porN gene encoding type IX secretion system ring subunit PorN/GldN — protein MNWKNALVIGAVTLLPVSMMAQANILNAKKPEEIGVKTEAQKALDNDAPLEYGYVDDRDILWSKTVWEVIDLDERVNFPLYYPTDTIDIGNDRRSLYDVLIKNIKNGRLKDVYADSYFTDKRKFSDLESTLQKVDTTDYGYEQINAGEELSPEYVMKRTLTAADIEEYRIKGMWYFDKRQGELKYRLLGIAPVAPDVNFIDDDSMDPSDAKVELFWVWYPDARQILHEAKVFNQRNSAQPISFDMLLNARRFNGVIYREDNVHGDRKVNDYITDNALFQLLEATRIQEVIRDREQDMWAY, from the coding sequence ATGAATTGGAAAAATGCTTTAGTAATTGGTGCAGTAACTTTGTTACCGGTTTCCATGATGGCGCAGGCGAACATCTTGAACGCCAAAAAGCCCGAGGAAATAGGTGTCAAGACCGAAGCTCAGAAAGCTTTGGACAATGATGCTCCCCTTGAGTATGGTTATGTTGATGATCGTGATATCCTTTGGTCTAAGACCGTTTGGGAAGTTATTGATCTTGACGAAAGGGTGAACTTCCCCTTATACTACCCTACTGACACTATCGATATAGGCAACGACAGAAGATCATTGTACGATGTGCTTATTAAGAACATCAAAAATGGTAGACTGAAAGATGTGTATGCGGATTCTTATTTTACCGATAAACGAAAGTTTAGTGATCTTGAGAGTACACTGCAAAAGGTAGATACTACCGATTACGGTTACGAACAGATCAATGCTGGGGAGGAATTGTCTCCTGAGTATGTAATGAAGAGAACCCTTACCGCAGCCGATATTGAGGAATACCGAATTAAAGGTATGTGGTATTTTGATAAACGTCAGGGAGAGCTAAAGTACCGCTTGTTAGGTATAGCCCCGGTTGCCCCGGATGTTAACTTTATTGATGATGACTCTATGGATCCCAGTGATGCCAAGGTTGAGCTTTTTTGGGTATGGTACCCAGATGCCCGACAGATATTGCATGAGGCCAAAGTCTTCAACCAAAGAAACTCTGCACAGCCTATCTCTTTTGATATGTTGCTTAACGCAAGACGTTTCAACGGTGTAATCTATAGGGAAGACAACGTTCATGGCGATCGAAAGGTAAACGATTATATCACCGACAACGCCTTGTTCCAATTGCTTGAAGCCACTAGGATTCAAGAGGTCATTAGAGACCGTGAACAAGATATGTGGGCTTACTAG
- the porM gene encoding type IX secretion system motor protein PorM/GldM → MAGGKATPRQKMINLMYLIFIAMLALNMSKEVLAAFGIMNEKMEASNAKTTESNLAFLDGLETKASEDSEKYGKLYQDAQKIKQLSQDYYDYLEGLKQGMTEGLEDAKDYARMDNSDFLDQKFFQGDNLSEGGKEFMKRINDYRTQVAAIVPKDLKESVNVRFKTGDENGQEVKRDGTKQDWINYHYEGYPLVASLAKITALQADVKATEEDALKRMLEGELTSQVSLKNFATSLQASKSAFYAGEKYDGKIIISKTDNSSTPVKAELTLDGRKLSEGTDYKLEAGGVKMLIGAGAAGDHVVEGTLYFKQDGEEIPVPVKNSFATISKPNAALIAADKMNVVYRGVANPMSISIPGIPNNKVNASAPGLKSVGGSKYVMNPGTGRTVTITASGKLPDGQTISSKSEFRIKDIPRPAGSVSKQTGSAKMPRANMEIATIGAMLEDFDFDLNLAVSGFKFKVPGQPTVSVNGNRLNANAKSALKRAKRGDAVQIFDIQAYITNNKSYKLKKVSPVVVEITN, encoded by the coding sequence ATGGCAGGAGGAAAAGCAACACCACGTCAGAAGATGATCAATCTTATGTATTTGATCTTCATCGCTATGCTGGCGTTAAACATGAGTAAAGAAGTACTTGCAGCTTTCGGTATTATGAACGAAAAGATGGAGGCTTCTAACGCAAAGACCACAGAAAGTAACCTAGCTTTCTTAGATGGTCTAGAAACTAAAGCTTCCGAAGATTCGGAGAAATACGGAAAGCTTTATCAAGACGCCCAAAAAATCAAGCAATTGTCGCAAGATTATTACGACTATCTTGAGGGTCTTAAACAAGGAATGACAGAAGGTCTGGAAGATGCAAAAGATTATGCACGAATGGACAATTCCGATTTCTTAGATCAAAAATTCTTTCAAGGCGATAATCTTTCCGAAGGTGGAAAGGAGTTTATGAAAAGAATCAATGATTACCGTACACAAGTTGCGGCTATCGTACCAAAGGATTTGAAAGAATCTGTAAATGTCCGCTTCAAGACCGGTGATGAAAACGGTCAGGAAGTAAAAAGGGACGGTACAAAACAAGATTGGATCAATTACCACTACGAAGGATATCCCTTAGTAGCTTCTTTAGCCAAGATTACTGCGCTTCAAGCAGACGTTAAGGCCACTGAGGAAGACGCTCTGAAAAGAATGTTGGAAGGTGAGTTGACCAGCCAAGTATCACTTAAGAATTTTGCAACATCGCTACAGGCTAGTAAGTCTGCCTTTTATGCCGGTGAGAAGTACGACGGTAAGATTATCATTAGTAAAACCGATAATTCTTCTACACCAGTAAAAGCTGAGTTGACCCTTGATGGAAGAAAACTTTCTGAAGGTACCGACTATAAATTAGAGGCCGGTGGTGTTAAAATGTTGATCGGTGCAGGTGCTGCAGGTGATCACGTTGTAGAGGGTACATTGTACTTTAAGCAAGATGGCGAAGAGATTCCCGTACCGGTTAAGAATAGTTTTGCTACTATTAGCAAGCCTAATGCTGCTTTGATCGCTGCCGATAAGATGAACGTTGTTTATCGTGGTGTAGCTAACCCAATGAGTATTTCTATACCTGGTATACCTAATAACAAAGTTAACGCTTCTGCACCTGGTTTGAAATCAGTAGGAGGTAGCAAGTATGTTATGAACCCTGGTACAGGTAGAACGGTTACGATTACCGCATCTGGTAAATTACCCGATGGTCAGACCATATCTTCTAAATCTGAGTTCAGGATTAAGGATATTCCAAGACCTGCCGGTTCTGTAAGTAAGCAGACAGGTAGTGCTAAAATGCCTAGGGCCAACATGGAAATCGCTACTATCGGTGCAATGTTAGAGGACTTTGATTTTGACTTGAACCTTGCCGTTAGCGGATTTAAGTTCAAGGTTCCTGGTCAGCCTACCGTAAGCGTAAACGGAAACAGATTGAACGCTAATGCCAAGTCGGCCCTTAAAAGAGCCAAAAGAGGTGATGCTGTTCAGATATTTGATATCCAAGCTTACATTACAAATAACAAGAGTTATAAATTGAAGAAAGTATCTCCGGTTGTAGTGGAGATAACAAACTAA
- the porL gene encoding type IX secretion system motor protein PorL/GldL, whose product MAQSKSTKKLFNMAYGLGASVVIIGALFKILHWEFGPLTGGLLLAIGLITEALIFAISAFEPVDDEYDWSLVYPELAGGASSGVARSNEAQEIKEAEASLSAKLDNLLKEAGVDASLMESLGSSIRNFEGAAKGIAPTVDAMESTRKYSEEMVQAAAQMESLNSLYKVQLESASKQASVNEEVVQNASALKDQMESLATNLSSLNGVYGGMLTAMNRN is encoded by the coding sequence ATGGCACAGTCAAAATCAACAAAAAAGTTATTCAACATGGCCTACGGTCTTGGAGCGTCGGTAGTAATTATTGGTGCGTTATTCAAGATACTTCACTGGGAATTCGGACCTTTAACAGGTGGTCTTCTTTTGGCGATAGGTCTTATCACTGAAGCTCTTATTTTTGCCATTAGTGCATTTGAGCCTGTAGATGACGAGTACGATTGGTCTTTAGTATATCCAGAATTGGCCGGTGGTGCTTCTTCAGGAGTTGCTAGAAGTAACGAAGCCCAGGAAATCAAGGAAGCTGAGGCTTCATTGTCCGCTAAATTGGACAACTTGCTAAAAGAAGCCGGTGTTGATGCCAGCTTAATGGAGAGCCTTGGTTCTAGTATCCGCAACTTTGAAGGTGCTGCCAAAGGTATTGCCCCAACGGTTGACGCTATGGAGTCTACAAGAAAATATTCTGAGGAAATGGTTCAGGCCGCAGCCCAGATGGAATCTTTGAACAGCTTGTACAAAGTACAGTTGGAAAGCGCTAGCAAACAAGCTTCGGTAAACGAAGAAGTTGTACAGAACGCATCTGCCCTAAAAGATCAAATGGAGTCATTGGCTACCAACCTTTCTTCTTTGAACGGAGTCTACGGAGGTATGTTGACTGCAATGAACAGAAACTAA
- the porK gene encoding T9SS ring complex lipoprotein PorK/GldK, with translation MKKLLLSSIAFVFLLSSCGSKTKGELVGVQGKKWYPEKPYGMELIPRGSFIMGKSEEDQAKVLNAPTKTVTVRSFYMDDTEITNSEYRQFVEWVQDSITRTRLAILADELGLGPEDGGIGEYAFKDADTTKLSAYDKYMLDNYAGMGETGFEGRALNKEEDLIWDISEYPDEYYTEVMDSLYIPEEESYNGQRTIDVTKLKYKYSWMDIEAAARSRTGSRKDFIRQEELEIYPDTTVWIRDFEYSYNEPMHNDYFWHDAYSEYPVVGVSWQQARAFCNWRTKFKNDDQKSKGKQFVNQFRLPTEAEWEYAARGGIEGGTYPWGGPYVISDTGCFMANFKPQRGDYAADAALYTVEAKSYEPNDFNLYNMAGNVSEWTNSSYDPSSYEFVSTMNPNGGDGANARKVIRGGSWKDVAYFLQVSTRDYEYADSARSYIGFRTVQDYMGEEDSTQ, from the coding sequence ATGAAAAAGCTATTGTTATCATCTATAGCGTTTGTTTTTTTGCTCAGCAGTTGCGGGTCAAAAACCAAAGGAGAGCTAGTCGGGGTCCAAGGAAAGAAATGGTACCCTGAGAAACCTTATGGTATGGAGCTCATTCCAAGAGGTTCCTTTATCATGGGTAAATCCGAAGAAGACCAGGCTAAAGTTCTGAACGCACCAACAAAGACCGTTACGGTCAGATCGTTCTACATGGATGATACCGAGATTACGAACAGCGAGTATCGTCAGTTCGTAGAATGGGTGCAGGATTCCATTACCAGGACGCGATTGGCCATATTGGCCGACGAACTAGGTTTGGGGCCGGAAGACGGAGGTATTGGCGAGTATGCGTTCAAGGATGCGGACACAACAAAACTTTCAGCTTACGACAAGTACATGTTGGACAATTATGCCGGCATGGGCGAAACTGGTTTTGAAGGTCGCGCTTTGAACAAAGAAGAAGATTTGATCTGGGATATCTCTGAATATCCAGATGAGTATTATACCGAGGTTATGGATTCCTTGTACATTCCCGAAGAGGAATCGTATAACGGTCAGCGTACTATCGATGTAACCAAATTGAAGTACAAGTACAGCTGGATGGATATCGAAGCTGCCGCCCGTTCTAGAACCGGAAGCAGAAAAGATTTTATCCGTCAGGAAGAACTTGAAATCTATCCAGATACAACCGTTTGGATCCGTGATTTTGAATACTCGTACAATGAACCGATGCACAACGATTACTTTTGGCACGATGCGTACAGCGAGTATCCTGTAGTCGGGGTGTCTTGGCAGCAAGCCAGGGCCTTCTGTAACTGGAGGACCAAGTTCAAGAACGATGACCAAAAAAGTAAAGGCAAGCAATTTGTAAACCAGTTCAGGTTACCTACCGAAGCTGAATGGGAATATGCTGCCAGAGGTGGTATCGAAGGAGGAACCTACCCATGGGGCGGACCTTACGTGATAAGCGATACAGGTTGCTTTATGGCAAACTTTAAACCACAACGAGGCGATTATGCGGCCGATGCAGCTTTATACACTGTAGAAGCGAAATCATATGAGCCTAACGACTTCAACCTTTACAACATGGCCGGTAACGTGTCTGAATGGACCAACTCCAGCTATGATCCATCATCTTACGAATTCGTTTCTACAATGAACCCCAACGGTGGCGACGGGGCAAATGCTAGAAAAGTAATACGAGGTGGTTCTTGGAAAGATGTTGCTTACTTCCTACAGGTAAGTACAAGAGATTACGAATATGCCGATTCGGCACGTAGTTACATCGGTTTCAGAACGGTACAGGATTATATGGGAGAAGAAGATTCAACACAATAG
- a CDS encoding formimidoylglutamase — MAFDFLVPVEDKVIAHCELFAAQSLGKHTRLHTTRDGIPDLEGVSIAILGVKESRNAFEKKTEKLDVSAIRIQLYKLLLGNWDSKLADMGDIEEGATVEDTYFVVKNTLAALLEKKIIPIVIGATQDITYPAYRSFDGIIDLVNLVAVDSRFDFGMDDELISSHSYMSKIITDKPNNLFNFSNIGYQSYFNAQEEIDLMERLFFDAYRLGELGSDISLAEPVLRNAHMISMDARAVRASEIGLSDNFSPNGFTGREICAIARYAGISDKVNIFGLYEMENTNQSCQLMAQIIWYFIEGYNFRRNESPFESSENFTKYIVPTDTEELTFHKSHLTDRWWVEVPSILTPHTKSNSVALLPCTKKDYLEACDQNIPERWFKAYKKGFN, encoded by the coding sequence ATGGCATTTGATTTTTTGGTTCCAGTAGAAGATAAAGTAATTGCCCACTGTGAACTATTTGCGGCCCAGTCTTTGGGCAAGCATACAAGGTTGCACACCACAAGGGACGGTATTCCCGACCTAGAGGGGGTGTCTATTGCCATTCTAGGTGTGAAAGAATCGAGAAACGCTTTTGAAAAGAAGACCGAAAAGCTCGATGTCTCGGCTATACGGATTCAATTGTACAAGTTGTTGTTGGGCAACTGGGATTCAAAATTGGCCGATATGGGCGATATTGAGGAAGGAGCAACGGTAGAGGATACGTATTTTGTAGTAAAGAATACCTTGGCGGCCCTTCTCGAGAAGAAAATCATACCTATAGTAATAGGGGCGACCCAAGACATTACCTACCCGGCTTACCGGTCGTTCGACGGTATTATCGACTTGGTCAATCTCGTGGCGGTAGACAGTAGGTTCGATTTTGGAATGGACGACGAGCTGATTTCATCGCATTCGTACATGAGCAAGATCATTACCGATAAGCCCAATAACCTGTTCAACTTTTCCAATATCGGCTATCAGAGCTATTTTAACGCACAAGAGGAAATCGATCTGATGGAGCGTCTGTTTTTTGATGCCTATCGTTTGGGTGAACTGGGTTCCGATATTAGCTTGGCCGAGCCGGTGCTGCGCAACGCCCATATGATCAGTATGGATGCCCGTGCCGTAAGGGCAAGTGAAATAGGATTGTCTGATAACTTTTCGCCCAACGGTTTTACCGGGCGCGAGATATGTGCCATTGCCAGATATGCGGGAATAAGTGATAAAGTAAACATATTTGGACTCTATGAAATGGAGAATACCAATCAATCGTGTCAGCTGATGGCCCAGATAATTTGGTATTTCATCGAAGGTTATAATTTTCGAAGAAACGAATCGCCATTTGAGAGTAGTGAAAACTTTACCAAGTATATTGTTCCAACAGACACCGAGGAGCTTACCTTTCACAAGAGTCACCTGACCGATAGGTGGTGGGTAGAGGTCCCTTCTATTTTGACGCCGCATACTAAATCAAATTCGGTGGCGTTATTACCATGCACCAAAAAGGACTATCTGGAAGCATGCGACCAAAACATTCCTGAGCGGTGGTTCAAGGCCTATAAAAAAGGTTTTAATTGA